The Chrysemys picta bellii isolate R12L10 chromosome 5, ASM1138683v2, whole genome shotgun sequence DNA segment TAAGTTCTTCCCCCTCatcttcctcctcatcttccccatcctttTGCTTGGCCATgaatttctgtggggaaaaagattttaaaacGTCTTACTTTGTAGCCAATGACAAGACACCGAAGTTAACACTTTATTCTCCCTGGCAGGATATGCATCATGTTCTAAATACAATGCACATTTACATGTATTGAACATCCAGAATCTGGCCAACTCCTGATATTGACTAGACCCAATCTCCACCAGAGTTTGCCAGTTAATTTTGCCTAGAGACTTATCTTCAGATCTGCTGGTCAAATGCACTTATCAATGCTCCTCTTACTCTCTCAAAGCACACACCTGCATCACTGGGGAGACGGTGTAAATGACTCCTAAATTAAATTTTCTGATGGTCAAATTAGTATCTTAAGTTACATGTGCAGCCATTTTAATCACAGTCTGGAGCCTTGATGACTAACTTTTGGCAAGGCTAGGAAGGGGAAGATATCACAGATAGGATTGCCCAGCATTTAACTCAATGATCAAGGTCATTAAGGGGTTAATAATTtcatttctttaatttaaaatgtagtACACTCTTGAAGTTATAATTTTTATTTGATCTACAGAACATAGCTATGAGGTATTGAAAAAAACAATATAATTTGCATCTATCTGCAATTGGTTTACAAACCATTCTTTTCATCTAGACCCTATCGGTTTAGCAAAACCACTACTGAGATAATTAGCTGTCGACAgaacaaaatagatttaaaaaaaatctcaggtaCTTTATTACTTCGGTTTAAAGGGAAAGAAGCAAAAATTGTTACCTCCATATTCTGCTGATGACGCAGTGTCTTGCAATGATTTTTCATAGACATTTCACCTGCATAGAAGAGAGAGCAGATCTGACAGAAGTAGCCAGCCTTTGGAACAAGAAAAtctaaaccttaaaaaaaaaaaaaaaaaaaaaggggggggggggggagagaaaagttTAACAATTCATCTACAACTCTCAATTAAAATCTACCAGGTAAATTTAGCCAAAATACGcacgcgcgcgcgtgtgtgtggtggtggtctTTTGGTAAGGCCGGAAGGGATCACCAACTCTTCACCCGCCACACTaaccccaacaaccaaaattagttATTTgggtattacagcccacagaagACTAAACCATTATGTGCCACAGGAAcagaataggagggaccgaggtgcacTAGTTCCCAAGGCCCCTGAAATGGGGAGCCATTATGCAAGATATATCCAGATAGTCCTAGCAAGTGACCTTCactccatgctgcaaaggaaggtgaaaatcTGCATGGTCACTGCCAAcctgacccaggggaaaaattccttcctgaccccacatatgtAGACCCTGAGCACATATAGTATGACTCAATCAGCTAAGCATGTGGAAGACAGAATGCTCGGTGCCACCTCAGACCAGCGTCCTATCCATCCAGTGTCCCATGTCTGATGAATCAGAGGAAAGAGACCAAAGAAAACCCAGAATACATTGTGGTTTTGAGGGGATAACCTTTCCTGACCCCCTGAAGCATCaactttaggaacataagatgTAAGGTATAATTTGTAATTATTAAGTGCCTTGTTAGTCTTTGCATCATTTTATTTGTACTGTTCTCCCTAAACATAATATATTTCATTAAGTGAATTATGCAAGCATGCTCTAGATCAAGGACAATTTTATACAAGCATCATGTCAGAATACAAATTTCCTAATAAATTCCTTTACCCTGTGCATGTACATGCTTCCCAAATCCAGtaaaccaacatggctacaataacactgcaaacaaaattaaaaattatggcaCCACAAAGATCAGTTCACATGGACATCTCAACTCCCAACACTCAAAAAGCCTTAAATCTTAggagatgtctacactgcaattaaaatccCACAGCTGTTCAATTCCAGGGTAGCCCCTCCGGTGTCCCCGAGCTcaggctctagcccaagcccaaacgtctacactacaattaaacagccccttagcccaagtcagctggcacgtgtcagccatgggtgtctaactgcagtgtagacatacccttacagaaCAGAACATCTTAGCAAATCATTCACAGCACTAGAAATAAACCTTATACAATCTGAAATAATTTTCTCTCACAGGTGTAAAAAGGTATTTCATCCATCAGAAACATTGGATTATTCAGTGTATGTatgcatatattttatttataaacatgCATAAGCAGTGCTCACAGTTCCTATAATTAAGATATTAGTTACTAAAATCAAGTTTAATTGGGATTTAGAACTTTAAACCAAGATTTTAGATTTTACCTTTTGGAGTGCTTGGTGTCTTGGATTTATCTGCTGAGGAATCCACTTTTCTTCGTTTAGACTCTGGTTCTGTATCTCCTGATCCAAATTCATCTGTTAAAGCCATAAAATAGAGTTTGTAGCAAGGACTTACACTAATTTAAAAGGTATTCGGTACATAgcttaaatatttttcattagtATGGGAAGCAAACACCAGGTCTATGACCGTTACTGCTTCTTAAACGGTTTGGCTTGCCAAgctagaggttttttttaaacagacatagGGATCGTATCACCAGATGAACTTGAAATTCAACATTTGTATTTACTATGTCATTGCAAGTGCCTTGTTTCCAGCATGAAGCTCATTACAGACAAAAGAAGCACTACAACTGCTCTCAGTTTCTCCCTTGTAGAGACATCAGCTCAgaattcagagattccaaggccagaagggaccactgtgatcaagtctgacctcccttataacacatgccatagaacttccctgaattaattcctgctttaaGTCCAATATCTATCTGTGACTGAACTAGATTGCATCATTTAGGGAAAAAACGACTGgatttaaaaatctccagtgagaTACCTGGATAAGTTgctctaatggttaattactctgttaaaaatttgcactttatttctagtctgaatttgtctagcttgatttccagccactggatccgaTTATACCTCTGTCCGCTAGACTGAAGTGCACTCTATTACCAAATTTCAGTTCCCGATGTAGGTACTTAAGACTGACTTCTGTAGCCACATAGAAATTAAAATGTTAGGAGGACATGCAGATTGTTGTAACATTCTCAGTGCATTTCAGTTTACTGAAACACAAACTTACGTTATACAGGTGTAATTGACGGATATGCTGTTCAATACTGAATTTTAAATACTGCACAGATGTCAACTAGTTTCGTTTGGACTGGAGAACActgattccattaaaaaaaattaagggtctGTGGAAAGAGTTTCCTGGTTAACTTGGTCTAAGGCAGTGgctcccaaactttaacaacctgtgaatccctttcactaaaatgtcaagtctcacgaacccgctcctgaaaatgaatatttcctgggtataaattataaaagcaatgatcttggaaatacacaatttgtttttatgacatgcttattacacactatttattattatttatcattccagtattttgattacattatgaaaacgttGACTCTATCTATATCAATCTatacattgactatctccccttgtaagtactctcacacttcttatcacactgtctgtactcagctagcttgattatcacttcaaaagtttttttttctcttaattaattggcctctcagagttggtaagacaactcccacctgtttatgctctctgtatgtgtgtatatatatctcctcattatatgttccattctatatgcatccgaagaagtgggctgtagtccacgaaagcttatgctctaataaatttcgtagcttgtatcactttgaataagcctgttataagacaaggctcctatgtttcatcaaggagtatcaacTGTGAaccagcaggaaggtatttaagaagccaactcaaagagttcctcctacacaagcattcaggtcttgatcagtccaggcaaacaacacatgttacaacaaagcttaaacttgttcttcataatattttaaaaacaacactagctgcctatttaattttaaaaacagcaaaaaaaatccacctccctttccatttcttataaggagtcttgaagtttaaatctcctcagtgtgatagataggcttgctttgatctgcttagctctcggaagtccaggggctccgggctgccagccccatgctgcccggggtccctagggacagctctgtctgccattagggaatttttttctgagaaccccctgtaacatttttgcgaaccccagtttgggaaccactggtctaaggtaATACCAAAACATTTGCTTCTGGAGACATGCAGATTGATAGGTTCCCCTGACCTAGAAAATGGTTGATTGCATTGTCATTATTAGCAGTAAACATTTATATTATGATTTTGCCCAAAGGCCTCAGTTAGAATTGAAGCATCATTGTGCTTACTAGtgtagaaaacagaaaaaaatctttgtgGGTATCTGAGCCCCCAAACATTAATGCACCCCAACATAAAGCTGCATGACTTTGCAGCTTGAATTTGAGTAACAATTGGAGGCTTTTGTAATCTTGtttctaacacggctaccactcaaACTTCCCCAACAGttaaccattttaaaatgggTTCCATAAGTAATGTGGCATGGCACACTCTCTCATACTGTGAATCTGCAGAAGCACCGTCATGAGTGAGAACAGAATCAAGGACTTTCTAAAGGCTGGGTAGACTAGAGGAAGCACTAATATGTACTGACTTTCCCCAACTCCTCATTGCTTGAAACTTTCCATCCTAGCATGTGCTCCTAAGAATCTGTCTCTACAGTTAATCTGTTCAACTTGACCTTTAGGCCAGAGACTAGGGGCAGGCAAATTGTCCTGGAATCCTGGGGGCGTGTGGGGCCTATAGAGGGGAAGAAGCTGAGAACAGTACACATCAATGTTCCTGAATTCTAGCTATGGGAATTCTAGCATGTTGTGCAATGTAGTATACACCTAAGCCAAGCCAAAAAACCTGAAAgggcaaaatttaaaaaaaaaacaaagcagttTCCAACATGTTCTGTTCTGTTACAAAAACAGCTACAACTTCCCTTTAGGGTGAAAATGGATGAGACTCCAATGAAAAATTATGAACAAACAAGATGACAAATCTCTACATCAGCTCTTACCTTTCACAGTTTTTTCAGAAGATTGTGAAGGTGTCTCACTGCAGCCTTCCTGCTTTATATCTGCATCAGGCAGCAGACTTGCGTTTAGATCAGGTAATACCGATTCTGTATCTGGCGCTTTAACAGTTGCAGTCTGACTGTCTTCACTCAAACCATGCGATTCTGGGGTAGTCAAGCTTCCCTTTCCTATTTTCTCCTTCTTGGAGTCCGGTGTTGAGCCTTCCACTAATTCTGTTTTATCTGCTGCCTCCTCAGTGTTCTTGTCACACTTTTCTTGCTCTGTTTCAACAGGTGTCTCAGGTGGTGGAACAACTGGTCTTTTCCTAGGTCTGCCTCTTTTGCCTGGGGTTTTCACTACATAAATACAGAACAAAGAATTATATTAACTCATTTACCATGTATCAAAAAGCATTTCTTCAGATTTATCAATACCattaaaatttcaaatgaaaaatttaagcatttggcaatttttaaaaaagccttttaTATGTGCAAGTAACTTTGTAAATGTGGTTCTCCCAGAGAATGATGAAAGGAAATTTTTCACCACATTTTGCTGATATTACACAGTATGTTTTCATACAAATGAAAGTCTGAGATAAGTTTAATTTAGATTCATATAGAAATCAGAGTCTAAAAACACAGTTTAGAAAACGTGCTAATAGACCTGTGACACGTACAGACTTATGGGACTGTTACAATTATCTACAGAATGTGAAAAAATACAATTATTCCTTTTGGATTGACCAAACTGGCACTAAAGTGATGCCTACTGATTAAAATAAGCTAAAGTTTTAAAAGTTCCCTGTTGTAATTATGAAATTTGTGGCCTctgcaatttccccccccccccatctgcatTGTTTATCTTTCCTCCTTCTCCATTAGTCGTATATGTCCAGAGGACAATCAATTGCACAGGAACTAAGTAGGATAACGGTTTAATCCATAAATCCTTCACTTCTGGACACCCATATTTATATCCTAACTTCAGGTCAGGAGTGGGGAAAGTAACTAAAACAGGAGATGCTGCATATCAGAACTGAAACGCATCAGCACTGATGTGAGGGGAAACTCGGCAGTACTGGATCGACACTAGGCATTAGCATTGGAGAGAGTCGTTCATTTTCCTTGCAACTTTATTCAAATTTTATAAAGCTCTCCCGCTAAACTCTCACCCTTTTATACTTATTCTAAGATATTTGACCTTAATTTGTCTGCAGCTGTAGATCACAAATGCTTCTGTCCATTTCTGGCTCTACTTCCTACCTGGAGGCTGCTGCTTTTTCTTAGTTTGTCTCCCCATTTCATTTGACTCATGCACTTTGCTCGGGCTTAGCTCTGTAATTAAAGATAATATTTAACGTCTAGGCTTTTATTTAGGTAGTTTGTTTCTTCTCTTCATTGATACAATATCCAGTTATCTGCCCTGTCAGATACTGGCTACTTAGCGTAGTTTTACATGTCTTTATGTTGATTGTTTAATTACATCGTTTAGAATGCATCTATAAAACTATCAGTTCCTACCTGCAGACTGCTGCTGACTCTCAGTTTCTCCTTTGATCTCTTTTTCACTTGTCTTGTTCCAAATTTCAGCTTTTTCAGTCTCCTCTGTATTTGCTGAAAGTGCCTCCTTGTCTGCCTCCTGTGTATCTGCTACAAGGGTCTCCTTTGTGTCAGCTTCAAGAGTCTCCTTGTCTTCTGACTTTGAGTTTGCAATAATAGCCTCCTCTTCTGGCCCTATATCTGCCAGAATTTCCATTTCCTCTGGTCCTGCAATTGCAACAATATCCTCCTCTTCCAGGTTTGTGCCTATAAAAGtattttcttcttcctcttcatcctcctcccCAACTTCGTCTACAGTAACAAAGTTTAGTTCCTCTTTTAAACGGTTGAAATCTGCCAAAAAGTCTTCGTCATCTTCAGTAACTTCATCTAAAGTTACTAGAGGCTGATCATCACTGTCTTCCTGTATTTCATCTACCGTCACTAAAGTACTAGGATCTTCAGGCAGCTGAGAAGAGATAAAGTCTCCAGGATCCTCAATGGCCCTTTTATCATCCTCTTCCTTAGGTTTTAAGGTCTCCTCAATATTCAAATCTGAAGGCTCATTTAGAGGGAGCTCTTCAACTTCTCCTATTTCATCCACAGTTACCAAGGGTTCTGCTTTCAGAAGATCTTGCTCCTCATAAACTGAACTGGAGACATCTTTAGGTACATCATGTGAAGAAAAGTCTTCCTGTTCAGATATCTCATCTAAAGTAACAAGTGATTGTGGGTCTTTTACTGCTTCTGAAATCAGCTCCTCCTCTTCATTTACTTCATCCACAGTAACAAGACCCTGTGGGTCTGTTATTGCTTCTAAATTGGAGTCTCCTACCAGTTGTGCAGTcatctcctcctcttctccaatCTCATCCAAAGTGACAAAGGATAATTCGCTCTCAGCAACATGTGCTATGGAGCTTTTACCTTTCTTCCTCTTAGCAACAGGCTCAGATGAAGCGTTATTTTTAGCAgagtcttttcttttcccccgGGGTGGATTTCGTCTGGTTTGAAGAGGAGAGTCTGTCTCTTCTACAACCTCATCCACAGTAACAAACTCATCCAAGTTAAATGGGAAAAGCTCTTCTTCCTGCGAAATGTAAAACTATAAATTTAGTAGGCAAAGTGCACCAATACTATAATGTCTGCCATCCACATTTTAAGACAGAACATGAAACTGCAATGTTTCAAGTGAATTTAGTGGTTGTGAAAGTATCTGCAAGTTTGAAGTTGACAGTGAAATTTTAAAGTCCAATAGCTAACCTATGTATCATACACTAAAATggacaaatcccactgaaatcaaagacattttattttgcaTATGTAGCACAAAACATTAATTATGTGAATGGCTACATATCAACAGGAACATATGCACAAGAAACTCATGGAAAAAAAAGTAATGGAGAGTTAAAAACTTGTTCCTGTAACAGTTTAGGCCCAAAGCAATTTGACTCTTTCCTATCGAATATCATAGCTATATAAAAAGTGACTGTACCCTTATTCCTTATTTTTTGGTAGTCCTGGCAAAAATCAAATTGCCAGTACAAAGAACTGATAGACCTGCAATGTCACATGccattttaagaaaggaaaaagaatACAGTcacgtttttttttaaatgacttcttTGGAACTCAAAAATGAAATTATCGTAGGTCGTCTTCTCAAATTTTGCAGGCAGTAAGCACTAAAAACAGTGTCTCTCTACCGATCAGAAAGCAAAAGAGGACAAGAAGATGATCATGTAAGGCAGATGGAATATATAGCCAAgattggaggggaaggagagagtggTTGGCTACACATCTCTAACTAAAACAAGGCTTttgtcttctttttttcccctgctagTGGAGAAATACTGTGTGTCAAGTAGCTACAGAATGGTGAAAAATAAAGCTACACATCATCAATCCCTGATTAGTAACTGACTTTCCATATTTACTGTGCCTTTTTCTATTTGCAGCATCTATACCAATCTCAGTGATTTTAGCACCGCTCTGGAAATAGTGTCAGTCAACATCTGCTTTACGGTAAGCAAAGGAAGCACATATTGAAAAACTGACTTTTCTCTCCCACCCCTACCCCCTTCCTGCCAAAACCCCCCCAAACAATATGAAACAGAGGGAGAGTCATAAATTTAGACTTCAACTCAGCTATATGTAAAAACTATAAAAACCTAATCCTGACCAACCCCTTATTTCAACCAACGGTATATCAGGAATGCAAGTATCGTTTCTCTCTAGCATAAAGCACACAAATTATTTGTTTATGGGAGAGGCACTGTTATTATGGTTGGTTTTAATCCCTTCCATTACACCAGTTATTTGAGAGAGGACCTGGGAAGATTGTCTCTGTCATTCTTATCCCATGCCTCATCACTGCACTTGTAAGGAAGAGATCTAAGATAGGCAAATTTGAGATCTAATAGTCAGACAGGCTCCTTTTTGAAGCAGGCAAGATTTAGGACCTAAAAATTACCCCTTCAAAAAAAGTTAAGCTTTTTATATTCCTGAAACAGGAAACTCAggctctcttttccccaaaatgaACATATTTTACAGACAACTAATAAAAAGTTCTAACGAACAGTATTCTGAAAAATCCACTAAGCAAGAGCTCTCAAGAGATAACGCTAAACTCATTTTGTTCTCTTAAAGAAAATTGCTACTGTAAGTTTCAACTATGTTTGGTTCCTTACCTCTTTTGATTTTACATTGCCACTAGAGACAGTTTTAGAATTCTTACTAATTCGACCAGCAGGAACCTGCAAAAttagacaaaaattaaaatgaaacaagtTAGCCAGTCAACCATCTTGTCAAAAACAACTTCTTCTCTTAATGAAGTTCTTTTTAAATAGTCCAGATAGAGGCATTTGATTGCATGCTTGGCATGTACAGAACTAAGCCAACCACCAATTATAAGTCCAGGCCTATAGTCTCTAGTACCAAGTCACCGGTAATGTCTTGTCTAGTTATCTGTTCACCTTTCAGCAACCAGTGCCTGTGCGGGATAATCTAGGACTTGACAAAGGAAGCATCAGCTCACAAAAGGAGAGAAAACTTCTTTCCCATTCAGAACTATACCAAGAACATAAAGTTATGACACTCAGTACAGACCTGCTTACAGAAGTTACCTTCCTGCAATTTTATCcaagtaacattttcaaaccagTTACATACTTGAGTTGTACACAACTGGTTGCTTGCCATCCTGCTACTCCAACTTGTCTGTTGGCCCAAATCAGTTCAATAGTTTATAGAAAGGGGAAGGGGAACATAATCTTACTGTCTCATATTCAACATCTGGGAGAAGCATCAGAGTTAGTTACTGGTCAGTCACATTGAACCAGCCTTCCTGCCCTTCTCACCTTATTGCTGTTGTCGTCTTTCTTCATGCTGGATgatctactctctctctcttgagACTGCTTTGAACTACCCCTAGATTCCACTCTTGAGTCCTTGTCTTGCTGAGatgaactcctcccactgcctccctttACAACAACAGGACTTATGTCCAGTTTAGATTTGGTGATGCTATCTGGCAGACTTGATCTGCTGCCAGTAGCTCTTGGTTGACCCACTTCTTTTGATGAAAGTTTCTTCTCAGTAGCAGATCTGCTTCTGGTCTCAGGTTTTGAGGAAGCTTTCTGCTCCTCTGTTTTAGTTAGAGAAGTCTCATTTCTCCGCATCATAACTCTTGACTTTGATATATCAGGGATAGACACCACAGCCTTTAAGATTGTTTTACCAACAGAGGTAGGTTCCTTGATGGATACAAATGCTGCAGCTGACGTACTTGCTTTGCTGGTTTCATCTATTTTAATTTGTCCTGGTCCTTTATTTTGATGTGCCTTGATTAAAGTTCGCTCATTCTTTTCATTCAGCACATTTTTTTCAGTGTTCTCTATGTCTGTCCCAACACTGTCCACAGGCTTTTCGGGTTTCTTCTCGACATCTGTCCCAACATTGTCCACAGGCTTTTCAGGTTTCTTCTCGACATCTGTCCCAACGTTGTCCACAGGCTTTTCGGGTTTCTTCTCTATGCCCATCCCAATGCTGGCTACAGGCTTTTCCAGTTTCTTCTCCGTGGCTGTCCCAATCTTAACCATTGACTTTTCCAGTTTCTTCTCCAAGGCTGTTCCAACTTTGGCCACTGACTTTTCTGGTTTCTTCTCTATAGACCCCACAGCACTGGTCACAGGTATTTCAAGTTTAGTTTCCACTGTATCAGTAACAGCATTTTTTACAGGAGTATCCAATTTGTTGCTTGGTTGTAGGTCTTCAGCTGACAGCATTTCCACCAAAACTGCAGCAGAATCAGGTGGCACTGCTTCAGAAACAGCCTCAGCTGTTTCCACTGTTGCTGGTTTCACAGCAGAGTCTGGCTGCACATCTTCTAGCTTGCCCACACTGGATAACTCTTCCGATGATCCACTGGCAGGAACAGGAAATTCTTCAGGTTTCACATTAGTTTCTCTTTCTGTTACAGTTGTGATAGCAGATTCCAACAATTCTGTTTCACAGTTATCTTTAACTACCTCTTCCTTCTGAAGGTTGAAAGGAGGCAGCAGGATCTCTTCTGATTTAACTTTGGATAATTCATCATCAGCTGGTTTGGTTTCTGAGCCAGTAACTGCAACTTCAGATTCCCCCTTGGATGTTTCAACTTCCGATGGTTTTGTAGCAGAATCACATACCGTTCTTTCAGGCTCCAACTCAGAGGCTTCTATCTGCACTGTTGAAGTCTTGGCTTTGACAGAGTTGGAAATGATTTCTTCCTTTGCCACACTAGTCTCTACTGGAGGATTAGCAGCTGCTGTTTGCACCACTCCTGATCCCTCTGGTTTTTTTTTCAAGTCAGAgctaaatgtatttaaaaaaaacaaaagaaatcaaacTATGTTGAGAATTCCACAGTTATCAGTAACCTCTTGACGCCAATGGTTGGGATTTCCTGATGCATTAGTGGCTTAGCATTGGGAAATCTAGCCTATCAGCGTTAAAATGGTTAGAATATTGAGGCAAATAACTGATTAGTTTACAATTTTTGTCTAATCCACTTCAGTACTGAAGACCTCTTATAATTCAAATTACATTACTTACTTGTAGTTAGATTTCTCTGAAGGTACTATACACTATAGATGTGTCCTGTGACCTCAGAGCTGACAAGCAAGCTTAAATTTAGATTCCCTGATGTGGGACagactgtgtacacacacaaaatgtaacTATCAGTTTTTCTATATAAAAATAGTCTAAAAACTATGGTAAATTTCTCAGCTCTCCAAGAGCACTGTTCGAAGATAATATCCTCTACAGTAACTACCCTACTGATCTCCTAATAAATGTCACGAGTTTAATAAGCAGTTTCCATTTCAAATGAAATGATCGATTATAATTGTGGGAAAGGCCACGCGCAGACAGGGCCTCCTTTCTGCAATGCTATACTTTGCTGTTTAAGCTTACTGTCAGCTCCCAAGATAATAAAGCCCAGGATGACAAAGGTACAGGATAGCACTTTTCAGAGAACTTCAGTTACAGGCAAGTACATTAATTTTTCTCTGAAGAAAGCACTGCCCATAGACATTCTTGGGAAACTTTGAAGCTGGAGATGTCTAAATCTCCTTCTTCGTGACTCCTGAAAGTGGCCATCCTGAGATTACATAAAACTAGATGGAAAGATGCCAATACATCAATCAGTTCTGATGTTCTAGTTAGGTGATAAAACATATGTAGATGATCAGTCCAGAGGGGATAAACAGAAAACTGGTTAATAAGTGGATATGCACCAAGATGTGGATCTTTACTATGGTCTCTCAGATCCAAagtatataaaaaaatatatgcaCAACTATATGAAACTTCATGAAGGGTACGTGAAGGGCTGCCATTTTGTTAATACTTCTGGCATGCTGACATCAAGAAAGTTCAAAGCTGACGCAAACGGAATCAATCACCGAAGGCCCAACTTTGATGTGGTAAGATATACATGTGTTAAAGACTACATATTAAGTCAAAACAATTAAAGCAGCCAAAAATCAATAAAGAATAAATCTCCATCACCTAAGCACAACAAGATGCACACCTCAATGTGCCTTGAAAGCTTACTTCGCACCTAACACCATCATCTTTGTCTGCCACATATATTGGAGAGAAATAGGAAGAGTGGGGCTAGTTCTATTTCAGAAGGTCAAGTATCACTATAGATTAAACACAGTTGTAACCTATTATACATCAGAGAATCAGACGAAAACTTGCAGGAAAATGTAGTCGAGCAGCTTCCATCTGTGAGAGAGGATCTACTGCAGTCCTCCCCCTAAAAGGTGGCAGGCTCACAGCATTCCAACgtacagcagaaaaaaaatctctcttggaGTACTGGGTCCTGTGTGTTTCTGAACAGCTCTTGCATGGAATTTTGGGAGTTTCCTCCCATGCCTCATTGTTTACTTCATGGTAATTGGAGATCTCATAAAAGTGATAGAAACATTTTCTCACTTGCCCACTCAAATAAAATTTTCTCCTTCCAAAAATTTGCTTGGAGTTTAGTCATTTCAAGTCAGTCGTGTCCAAACACTGGTGGTTGGGGTGAAAGTGTTTCAATTAGTTTTTGACCAAACAAAACTAATCTGTTTCTCGTGGCACAAATATTAAAACACTGATCAGTCATGACAACGAAGACACTTTGGTATTTAACCACCTTAGAAAGACAGGTCTCTGAATACCAAAGACTCCTTTATGTTCCAAAAGTGAGATCTATTTCAAATATATCTCCCTTCTATTTGGGCATACAATAGCTCCCCGCGACATTTGCCTAGTGTTTTGTATGTAGTAAAAAACTCATCTGGAGAACTTGATGGAGTGCATAGCCAAAAGAGACACGCCTGAAAGACTAGCTCTATTTAAGAAGCATGGAGATTTTGATCAAAGATAAACTCCATCTCCCCTGCCAAACTGCACAGAGCTCAGCATCTGCAAAGGGGGAGAATCTGTCC contains these protein-coding regions:
- the ZNF638 gene encoding zinc finger protein 638 isoform X33, which codes for MRRPSPRHRSRSPQRSRNPLRCSPRPQRSASNEWASRRTTRSPDKKAALEAVVKSLGASFVAEFNKQKSLQAAGQGSSGIGKASPAQGISGVGKMHGSMKKPLSATGHHKTLKKDLSSVPGSAASKMKSEIAGVQEKKEMNFDGKAAKETNVPRPAPYNRLLREKLLSCGTVLHISDLPDDGFSDQDIKKIVQPFGKVSDLLVLRSRNEAFLEMNYKEAVIAAVKYGETVPVLVNGKRVKISVAEKPKAPPGQVKVSLKKAPPNVKKAALSTKKDGNSTTTKKTKSVTTAASAGKLTKAGQTTTKAVKLAGKHEVTKKPAVQTDSKTKKTSAKPNEKKRIDPKKSAESKKKDAKPKRVTEPKRAVETKTATESKKAVEARKTTEPKKAGDDEAKEISKPVAVQEKITLTSALEVESNQSMESIANKENLEAKNTVDVKTAESTKKENASKATAESTKSEEPNEPASKELDDMCVVLISNLPDKGYSVEEVSNLSKPFGGLKDVLILSSHKKAYLEINQKSADSMVKFYTCFPMSVDGNQLCISMAPEYKNIKDEEAIFTAIIKDANSKVNTETLYNQFVHLGNLPDDGYTELEVVCVGLRFGKVDHYVVLKNKKKAILQLDSPDSAKSMCCFLKQYPYNMGENTLTCMLSPRTELAEAEVTKKELKNQEPSKGSSDLKKKPEGSGVVQTAAANPPVETSVAKEEIISNSVKAKTSTVQIEASELEPERTVCDSATKPSEVETSKGESEVAVTGSETKPADDELSKVKSEEILLPPFNLQKEEVVKDNCETELLESAITTVTERETNVKPEEFPVPASGSSEELSSVGKLEDVQPDSAVKPATVETAEAVSEAVPPDSAAVLVEMLSAEDLQPSNKLDTPVKNAVTDTVETKLEIPVTSAVGSIEKKPEKSVAKVGTALEKKLEKSMVKIGTATEKKLEKPVASIGMGIEKKPEKPVDNVGTDVEKKPEKPVDNVGTDVEKKPEKPVDSVGTDIENTEKNVLNEKNERTLIKAHQNKGPGQIKIDETSKASTSAAAFVSIKEPTSVGKTILKAVVSIPDISKSRVMMRRNETSLTKTEEQKASSKPETRSRSATEKKLSSKEVGQPRATGSRSSLPDSITKSKLDISPVVVKGGSGRSSSQQDKDSRVESRGSSKQSQERESRSSSMKKDDNSNKVPAGRISKNSKTVSSGNVKSKEEEELFPFNLDEFVTVDEVVEETDSPLQTRRNPPRGKRKDSAKNNASSEPVAKRKKGKSSIAHVAESELSFVTLDEIGEEEEMTAQLVGDSNLEAITDPQGLVTVDEVNEEEELISEAVKDPQSLVTLDEISEQEDFSSHDVPKDVSSSVYEEQDLLKAEPLVTVDEIGEVEELPLNEPSDLNIEETLKPKEEDDKRAIEDPGDFISSQLPEDPSTLVTVDEIQEDSDDQPLVTLDEVTEDDEDFLADFNRLKEELNFVTVDEVGEEDEEEEENTFIGTNLEEEDIVAIAGPEEMEILADIGPEEEAIIANSKSEDKETLEADTKETLVADTQEADKEALSANTEETEKAEIWNKTSEKEIKGETESQQQSAELSPSKVHESNEMGRQTKKKQQPPVKTPGKRGRPRKRPVVPPPETPVETEQEKCDKNTEEAADKTELVEGSTPDSKKEKIGKGSLTTPESHGLSEDSQTATVKAPDTESVLPDLNASLLPDADIKQEGCSETPSQSSEKTVKDEFGSGDTEPESKRRKVDSSADKSKTPSTPKDFLVPKAGYFCQICSLFYAGEMSMKNHCKTLRHQQNMEKFMAKQKDGEDEEEDEGEELSSR